In Streptomyces sp. NBC_01426, one genomic interval encodes:
- a CDS encoding phosphatidylinositol-specific phospholipase C domain-containing protein produces MPRTIPHAAGAGSRRRSRPLARLLTVCVALGAALLTPTAAGAAGSTNQDAHRNLGQADRAEWMWGVASDTKLSAMSIPGTHDTLAIHGGSAVQTQEDYGDSANTLTAQLERGIRAIDIRVRAIGGSFTIHHSAFYQQANFDDVLKKAQGFLKAHPTETIVMRMRAECAYTSPGITDCANEPKSVQPADVRQIFAGYVGASQYRDLFWADSVKGTGRAKVPTLGDVRGKLVLAGFDNVDSDGYGIEGFNDHKEDTYNASSIPEKWNLVKTNVDAAISRAKGNSSDGGLYVTYTSANTVPGGGSPLYYAGGYTKVQGGVSTEVPGVNYHLMKYLNSEKGRVGIVMTDFPGWGLVNAIIDHNEDNAVKGGNRMIWQVTSDKTYVNSLNGRCMVRGPEFDSSKTGGLVTQRVCQSTPPSSHQWGAEQPPGNMGKGYHWIKASNGKCLTVPYNNGTPPGSGTQLFWWDCETRWFSGSQMWNIIPTKLATATGPRPAYTFINNWTGLCLSMDPATADTSGGKVTQETCPKK; encoded by the coding sequence ATGCCCCGCACCATCCCCCATGCCGCCGGCGCCGGTTCGCGCCGCCGGTCCCGCCCGTTGGCACGGCTGCTGACGGTCTGTGTCGCCTTGGGGGCGGCGCTGCTGACGCCCACCGCCGCCGGGGCGGCCGGGTCGACCAACCAGGACGCACACCGCAATCTCGGGCAGGCGGACCGGGCGGAGTGGATGTGGGGCGTCGCGAGCGACACGAAGCTGTCGGCGATGTCCATCCCCGGCACCCATGACACCCTGGCCATCCACGGCGGTTCCGCCGTGCAGACGCAGGAGGACTACGGCGACAGCGCGAACACGCTGACGGCGCAGTTGGAACGCGGTATCCGTGCCATCGACATCCGGGTCCGTGCCATCGGGGGCTCGTTCACGATCCACCACAGCGCGTTCTACCAGCAGGCCAACTTCGACGACGTCCTGAAGAAGGCGCAGGGCTTCCTCAAGGCGCATCCGACCGAGACGATCGTGATGCGGATGAGGGCCGAGTGCGCGTACACGAGCCCCGGCATCACGGACTGCGCGAACGAGCCGAAGTCGGTGCAACCGGCGGACGTCAGGCAGATCTTCGCCGGCTACGTGGGGGCGAGTCAGTACCGCGACCTCTTCTGGGCCGATTCGGTGAAGGGCACCGGCAGGGCGAAGGTACCCACGCTCGGGGACGTGCGCGGCAAGTTGGTCCTGGCCGGCTTCGACAACGTCGACAGCGACGGCTACGGGATCGAGGGCTTCAACGACCACAAGGAAGACACCTACAACGCGTCGTCCATCCCGGAGAAGTGGAACCTCGTCAAGACGAACGTCGACGCGGCCATCTCGCGGGCCAAGGGGAACTCCTCCGACGGTGGCCTGTATGTGACGTACACGTCCGCGAACACGGTCCCCGGTGGGGGGTCGCCGCTCTACTACGCCGGCGGCTACACGAAGGTCCAGGGCGGGGTCAGCACCGAGGTCCCGGGCGTGAACTACCACCTGATGAAGTACCTCAACAGCGAAAAGGGCCGCGTCGGCATCGTCATGACGGACTTCCCCGGCTGGGGCCTGGTGAACGCGATCATCGACCACAACGAGGACAATGCCGTCAAGGGCGGCAACCGGATGATCTGGCAGGTCACAAGCGACAAGACCTACGTCAACAGCCTGAACGGCCGTTGCATGGTGCGGGGTCCCGAGTTCGACAGCTCCAAGACCGGCGGACTGGTCACCCAGCGCGTGTGCCAGTCGACCCCGCCCAGCAGCCACCAGTGGGGGGCGGAGCAGCCGCCCGGCAACATGGGCAAGGGTTACCACTGGATCAAGGCGAGCAACGGCAAGTGCCTGACCGTCCCCTACAACAACGGCACGCCGCCGGGCTCCGGCACCCAGTTGTTCTGGTGGGACTGCGAGACCCGCTGGTTCTCGGGCAGTCAGATGTGGAACATCATCCCGACCAAGCTCGCCACCGCGACCGGGCCCCGACCGGCCTACACGTTCATCAACAACTGGACGGGCCTGTGCCTGTCGATGGACCCGGCCACCGCCGACACGTCGGGCGGCAAGGTCACCCAGGAAACCTGCCCGAAGAAGTAA
- a CDS encoding MFS transporter has product MYLAHTGRPDAPPRTPGARRRVPAAVLALGAVSLVTDVSSEMVTAVLPLYLVLGLGLSPLQFGFLDGMFNAATALVRLLGGRLADRGGRHKRIAGAGYLLSALSRLGLLLAGGAATGIAASLAVDRLGKGIRTAPRDALISLSVPPEALGRAFGVHRAMDTTGALLGPLAAFAVLWATADAYDAVFAVSFCTGLFGVLLLALYVPAAAGRTVSPPAPPRATPLRDPVFRRILAAAVLLGAATIGDAFLYLLIQRGLDLPPALFPLLPLGAAAGYLLLAVPAGRIADSRGRRLPFLLGHAALLGAYTVLLLPPGWPSIAAVLLLLSVFYACTDGVLMAYAGPVLPAGGRAGGLAVLQTGQALARLLGAAGFGAAWTYWGQGPALWAAALVLALALAAAWRVLPASVPAGPSPVPAPEEP; this is encoded by the coding sequence ATGTACCTGGCCCACACCGGCCGCCCGGACGCGCCGCCCCGCACCCCAGGGGCCCGGCGGCGCGTCCCCGCCGCCGTCCTCGCCCTCGGCGCCGTCAGCCTCGTCACCGACGTCTCCTCCGAAATGGTCACCGCCGTACTGCCCCTCTACCTCGTGCTCGGACTCGGCCTCTCCCCCCTCCAATTCGGCTTCCTGGACGGCATGTTCAACGCCGCGACCGCCCTCGTACGGCTGCTCGGCGGCCGGCTCGCCGATCGCGGCGGCCGGCACAAGCGGATCGCCGGTGCCGGATACCTGCTGTCCGCCCTCTCCCGACTGGGCCTGCTCCTCGCCGGCGGAGCCGCCACCGGCATCGCCGCCTCCCTCGCCGTCGACCGGCTCGGCAAGGGCATCCGCACCGCCCCGCGCGACGCCCTGATCTCACTCAGCGTTCCACCGGAGGCCCTCGGCCGGGCCTTCGGCGTGCACCGCGCCATGGACACCACCGGGGCGCTCCTCGGTCCCCTCGCCGCGTTCGCCGTCCTGTGGGCCACCGCCGACGCCTACGACGCGGTGTTCGCCGTCAGTTTCTGCACCGGGCTGTTCGGGGTGCTCCTGCTCGCCCTGTACGTACCGGCCGCCGCGGGCCGTACCGTCTCGCCCCCGGCACCACCCCGGGCGACGCCACTGCGCGACCCGGTCTTCCGCCGCATCCTGGCGGCCGCGGTGCTGCTCGGCGCGGCCACCATCGGCGACGCCTTCCTCTACCTGCTGATCCAGCGCGGGCTCGACCTGCCGCCCGCCCTCTTCCCGCTGCTGCCCCTCGGCGCCGCCGCCGGCTACCTGCTGCTCGCCGTCCCGGCGGGCCGGATCGCCGACTCCCGGGGGCGCCGGCTGCCGTTCCTGCTCGGGCACGCCGCACTGCTCGGCGCGTACACCGTCCTGCTCCTGCCGCCCGGTTGGCCGAGCATCGCGGCCGTCCTGCTGCTCCTGTCCGTCTTCTACGCCTGCACGGACGGTGTCCTGATGGCGTACGCCGGTCCCGTGCTCCCCGCCGGCGGCAGGGCCGGCGGGCTCGCGGTGCTCCAGACCGGCCAGGCACTGGCCCGGCTCCTCGGCGCGGCCGGCTTCGGGGCCGCCTGGACCTACTGGGGGCAGGGGCCCGCCCTGTGGGCGGCGGCGCTTGTCCTCGCCCTGGCCCTCGCCGCCGCCTGGCGGGTGCTGCCCGCCTCCGTACCCGCCGGCCCGTCGCCCGTCCCCGCACCGGAGGAGCCGTGA
- a CDS encoding TolB family protein, translating to MTPHRHRLRTALVALAVFVLAGGSLGYVMHARHREQTTRQSGDGSFGLAAPGLYFRDAATGLLARAAGPGGAGARGGPTCDRFHAAANRVLCLRKLPGLPARTEALVTDRQLREIRRVTVPGIPNRARVSASGNLLSWTTFATGDSYAGPGFSTRTSILDLRTGYLVKTMEDIPLTLGGARHHAADVNYWGVTFAADDNRFFATVSTRGRTHLVEGDLRSWSARALRENVECPSLSPDGARIAFKKRVSDDPADPWRLFVLDLANLRDHPLAEPHGVDDQAVWLDDTTIGYARPGQGGRASDIWSVPADGTGTPRLVVTGGSSPAVVA from the coding sequence GTGACACCCCACCGACACAGGTTGCGCACCGCTCTGGTCGCCCTCGCCGTGTTCGTCCTCGCCGGCGGCTCTCTCGGGTACGTCATGCACGCCCGCCACCGCGAGCAGACGACCCGGCAGAGCGGCGACGGCTCGTTCGGCCTGGCCGCGCCCGGACTCTACTTCCGCGACGCGGCCACCGGGCTGCTCGCGCGCGCGGCCGGCCCCGGGGGAGCGGGCGCGCGCGGCGGCCCCACGTGCGACCGGTTCCACGCCGCCGCGAACCGCGTGCTGTGCCTGCGCAAACTACCCGGCCTGCCGGCACGCACCGAGGCCCTGGTGACGGACCGGCAGCTGCGGGAGATCCGCCGCGTGACCGTCCCCGGCATCCCCAACCGGGCCAGGGTGTCCGCCTCGGGCAATCTGCTGTCCTGGACCACGTTCGCGACGGGCGACTCCTACGCCGGCCCCGGCTTCTCCACCCGGACCTCGATCCTGGACCTGCGCACCGGCTACCTGGTCAAGACGATGGAGGACATTCCGCTGACCCTCGGCGGAGCCCGCCACCACGCGGCCGACGTCAACTACTGGGGCGTCACCTTCGCGGCGGACGACAACCGCTTCTTCGCCACCGTCTCGACCCGCGGCCGCACCCACCTCGTGGAGGGGGACCTGCGGAGTTGGTCGGCCAGGGCGCTGCGCGAGAACGTCGAATGCCCGTCACTGTCCCCCGACGGCGCCCGGATCGCCTTCAAGAAGAGGGTCTCCGACGACCCGGCGGACCCCTGGCGGCTCTTCGTCCTGGACCTGGCGAACCTGCGCGACCATCCGCTCGCCGAGCCGCACGGCGTCGACGACCAGGCCGTCTGGCTGGACGACACGACCATCGGTTACGCCCGGCCGGGCCAGGGCGGCCGGGCGAGCGACATCTGGTCCGTCCCGGCCGACGGCACGGGCACACCCCGCCTCGTGGTGACGGGCGGCTCCTCACCGGCCGTCGTGGCCTGA
- a CDS encoding discoidin domain-containing protein codes for MHLNASAGTPLLHTRPRTLLLVLTGVLALVGGLLLAWPGRAGAAADPLISRGRPATASSAESSSLAAANAFDGSATTRWASAEGEDPQWIRVDLGAGAAVTRVRLTWEAAYAKAYRVEVSEDGATWITLAEESAGNGATDDWTGLTGKGRYLRIHGTARGTTYGYSLFEAEVYGTPGGGPPPAGAFTVVAAGDIAAQCTASDSGCAHPKTAALARQINPKFYLTMGDNQYDDARIADFRAYYDKTWGAFKARTRPVPGNHETYDPAGALAGYKAYFGSIAYPQGKSYYSFDEANWHFIALDSNSFDQKAQTDWLKADLAANTKPCVAAYWHHPLYSSGGHGNDPVSKPVWKLLYGAKADLVLNGHDHHYERFAPQDPDGKATASGIVEIVGGMGGAEPYPIEEVQPNSQKRISGQYGVLKLEFTDSGYGWTYVGSDGQVKDTSPKYSCH; via the coding sequence ATGCACCTCAACGCCTCAGCCGGAACCCCCCTGTTACACACCCGCCCCCGCACCCTCCTCCTCGTGCTCACCGGCGTCCTCGCGCTCGTCGGCGGGCTGTTGCTCGCCTGGCCCGGACGGGCCGGAGCCGCCGCCGACCCGCTCATCTCGCGCGGGAGGCCCGCCACCGCCTCCTCCGCCGAGAGCTCCTCGCTCGCGGCCGCCAACGCCTTCGACGGCTCCGCCACCACCCGCTGGGCCAGCGCCGAGGGCGAGGACCCGCAGTGGATCCGGGTCGACCTGGGAGCCGGCGCCGCCGTCACCCGGGTCCGGCTGACCTGGGAGGCCGCCTACGCCAAGGCGTACCGTGTCGAGGTCTCCGAGGACGGGGCCACCTGGATCACCCTCGCCGAGGAAAGCGCGGGCAACGGTGCCACCGACGACTGGACCGGCCTCACGGGCAAGGGCCGCTACCTGCGCATCCACGGCACCGCCCGCGGCACGACGTACGGCTACTCGCTCTTCGAGGCCGAGGTGTACGGCACGCCCGGCGGCGGCCCGCCCCCGGCGGGCGCCTTCACCGTGGTCGCCGCCGGCGACATCGCCGCCCAGTGCACCGCCTCCGACAGCGGCTGCGCCCACCCGAAGACCGCCGCCCTCGCCCGGCAGATCAACCCGAAATTCTATCTGACGATGGGCGACAACCAGTACGACGACGCCCGGATCGCCGACTTCCGGGCCTACTACGACAAGACCTGGGGGGCCTTCAAGGCGAGGACCCGCCCGGTTCCCGGCAATCACGAGACATACGACCCGGCGGGCGCCCTCGCCGGCTACAAGGCCTACTTCGGCAGCATCGCCTACCCGCAGGGCAAGAGCTACTACAGCTTCGACGAGGCCAACTGGCACTTCATCGCCCTCGACTCCAACTCCTTCGACCAGAAGGCCCAGACCGACTGGCTCAAGGCCGACCTCGCCGCCAACACCAAGCCCTGCGTGGCCGCCTACTGGCACCACCCGCTCTACTCCTCGGGCGGACACGGCAACGACCCGGTCTCCAAGCCCGTGTGGAAGCTCCTCTACGGCGCCAAGGCCGACCTCGTCCTGAACGGCCACGACCACCACTACGAGCGGTTCGCCCCGCAGGACCCCGACGGCAAGGCCACCGCGAGCGGCATCGTGGAGATCGTCGGAGGGATGGGCGGAGCCGAGCCCTATCCGATCGAGGAGGTCCAGCCCAACAGCCAGAAGCGGATCAGCGGCCAGTACGGCGTGCTGAAGCTGGAGTTCACCGACTCCGGGTACGGCTGGACCTACGTCGGCAGCGACGGCCAGGTCAAGGACACGAGCCCGAAGTACAGCTGCCACTGA
- a CDS encoding NAD(P)H-binding protein has product MQIAVTTPTGNVGRHVVAMLVRAGVRPRVLLRDPDRLAPEIRNEVDVALVDQFDADSVVAATRGIDSLFWVDPTTGSEDPLADYARATTSVVRAVTDNRIGRIVFQSSVGAEKRHGAGEIDGLARTETALDDCDVHVTHLRCGYFFTNLELQLDALRAGTLQVILPLDQPMAWVAPRDIAEVATTRLLSPTWSGRCVQAVHGPADLTWRHVAEILTAATGRRIDVERITDDTMRSRLHQAGMTDGLVEAVLGMSTGLRENFVPEQRRSVRTTTPTTLAAWAYDHLRHRIVDAS; this is encoded by the coding sequence ATGCAGATCGCCGTCACCACCCCGACCGGGAACGTCGGCCGTCACGTCGTCGCCATGCTGGTCCGCGCCGGTGTCCGGCCGCGCGTCTTGCTGCGCGATCCCGACCGGCTGGCTCCCGAGATCCGAAACGAGGTGGATGTCGCGCTGGTCGACCAGTTCGACGCCGACTCGGTGGTGGCCGCCACCCGCGGCATCGACTCGCTCTTCTGGGTGGACCCGACCACCGGCAGCGAGGATCCCCTCGCCGACTACGCCCGCGCCACCACCAGCGTGGTCCGCGCCGTCACCGACAACCGGATCGGCCGGATCGTCTTCCAGAGCAGCGTCGGAGCCGAGAAACGTCACGGCGCCGGCGAGATCGACGGTCTGGCACGGACCGAGACCGCCTTGGACGACTGCGACGTCCACGTCACCCACCTGCGCTGCGGCTACTTCTTCACCAATCTCGAACTTCAACTCGACGCCCTGCGAGCGGGCACCCTCCAGGTGATCCTTCCACTCGACCAACCCATGGCCTGGGTGGCACCTCGCGACATCGCCGAGGTAGCCACCACCCGTCTGCTGTCCCCCACTTGGTCCGGGCGCTGCGTACAGGCGGTCCACGGACCCGCCGACCTCACCTGGCGACACGTCGCGGAGATCCTCACCGCCGCCACCGGCCGGCGGATCGACGTCGAACGGATCACCGACGACACCATGCGCAGCCGGCTCCACCAGGCCGGAATGACCGACGGGTTGGTGGAGGCCGTGCTCGGGATGTCGACCGGCCTGCGCGAGAACTTCGTGCCCGAACAACGCCGAAGCGTGCGGACCACCACCCCGACCACCCTCGCCGCCTGGGCCTACGACCACCTCCGGCACCGGATCGTCGACGCGTCGTGA
- a CDS encoding AfsR/SARP family transcriptional regulator, giving the protein MEFRLLGAVSVVTEAGDLPLGPVKRRSLLAALLLRPNNPVLVDYLTTALWEREPPARARSVIQGHVSQLRASLTRAGAGAHGVELVTQGAAYVLRMPRVLLDVHRFEDLVARAREQRDPADAVAMYREALSLWQGPALADVCPSPPLQAAAQALEELRLAAVEQLAAGYARSGEHAGAVTVLRAEAVAHPLRESLSAALMGALQSAGRRSEALDWFHRTRRLLADELGVDPGPELANAFACALRGAEGGPTQATGDVETAAAEVPDPRPATAPVDPAHAAVPDVVAHTHAPDLLPRAPRGFHGRTAELAALSRAATGEAPVCLITGPAGVGKTALVLHWAHQGRADFPDGRLYADLRGFGDTGVPDRMEVLREFLPALGVAQHRIPDSANGAAALFRSLTADRRLLVVLDNARDSEQVRPLLPGGPRCVTIVTSRHRLPGLIVTDTARPVAVDVLGPQDGTMLLAGVLGAERVLAEPVAARRLAELCGGLPLALRVAAARLAQRPGWSLAAMTAELSDETRRLSLLDVEDTGVRAALHLTLRQLPLHVSRQFAHLGRHPGTHVDRYAAAALAGTDPAAAESALERLAVAHLVTESAPGRWTLHDLVRLYARSLDAGPDALGRVLDHYIATGLAAVAAAEPGNEECLPLPADYLAPAAVREFADRSAAVAWYAAERDDLTSAVAAAHAAGLHGRTWRIILLLWPLIVWRVRDGWVPLLETGLEAARADADQHGESRVLNVLGWVLIEEGRIVEALNRLGAASALAARSGDVVAEANALIVLAMAQAALGDPDEAAQGCERAVELARSAGNRTIERLAMQHLARHRVDAGKWRPALDTATEALAFDDRSDTADVPRVLLLIVRGEALLGLGDRAEGIRQLDRAAREADASGYEDGAVRALGVLLRVSADPGLQARYDEAVARLTTRT; this is encoded by the coding sequence ATGGAGTTCCGATTGCTCGGAGCGGTGTCGGTTGTCACCGAGGCAGGCGATCTACCGCTCGGTCCCGTCAAACGGCGCAGCCTGCTGGCCGCCCTGCTGCTGCGCCCCAACAACCCGGTGCTTGTCGATTACTTGACGACCGCTCTGTGGGAACGGGAACCGCCGGCGCGCGCCCGCAGCGTCATCCAGGGCCATGTGTCCCAGTTGCGGGCCTCGCTGACGCGCGCCGGCGCCGGGGCGCACGGCGTCGAGTTGGTCACCCAGGGCGCGGCGTACGTCCTGCGCATGCCGAGGGTCCTGCTGGACGTGCACCGCTTCGAGGATCTGGTGGCCCGGGCCCGTGAGCAGCGTGACCCGGCCGACGCCGTGGCGATGTACCGGGAGGCGCTGTCGCTGTGGCAGGGACCGGCGCTGGCCGACGTGTGCCCGAGCCCTCCGCTGCAGGCCGCCGCGCAGGCCTTGGAGGAGCTGCGGCTGGCCGCGGTGGAGCAGTTGGCGGCGGGCTACGCCCGGTCGGGTGAGCACGCCGGCGCCGTGACCGTTCTGCGCGCCGAGGCAGTGGCCCACCCGCTGCGCGAATCGTTGTCCGCCGCCCTCATGGGGGCGCTCCAGAGCGCGGGCCGCCGCTCGGAGGCGCTGGACTGGTTCCACCGCACCCGACGGCTGCTCGCCGACGAACTGGGCGTGGACCCGGGTCCGGAACTGGCGAACGCCTTCGCCTGCGCCCTGCGCGGCGCTGAAGGAGGCCCGACGCAGGCCACGGGGGACGTGGAGACGGCAGCCGCCGAGGTCCCGGATCCTCGCCCGGCCACCGCGCCGGTCGATCCGGCCCACGCCGCCGTACCGGATGTCGTCGCGCACACCCACGCGCCCGATCTGCTCCCGCGCGCACCGCGCGGCTTCCACGGGCGGACGGCGGAGCTCGCCGCCCTGTCCCGGGCCGCCACAGGCGAGGCACCCGTCTGCCTGATCACCGGGCCCGCCGGGGTGGGGAAGACGGCCCTGGTGCTGCACTGGGCACACCAAGGCCGGGCCGATTTCCCCGACGGGCGGCTCTATGCCGACCTGCGCGGCTTCGGCGACACGGGCGTGCCGGATCGGATGGAGGTGCTGCGCGAGTTCCTGCCGGCGCTCGGTGTCGCGCAGCACCGGATACCGGATTCGGCGAACGGCGCGGCCGCGCTGTTCCGGTCGCTGACCGCCGACCGCCGGCTCCTCGTGGTGCTCGACAACGCGCGTGACTCCGAGCAGGTCAGGCCGCTCCTGCCGGGCGGTCCCCGCTGCGTCACCATCGTCACGAGCAGACACCGGCTGCCGGGGCTGATCGTCACCGACACCGCCCGGCCCGTGGCGGTGGACGTGCTCGGGCCGCAGGACGGCACGATGCTCCTCGCCGGGGTACTCGGCGCGGAACGGGTGCTCGCGGAGCCCGTCGCCGCGCGGCGGCTGGCCGAGCTGTGCGGCGGGCTGCCGCTCGCGCTGCGGGTGGCGGCCGCCAGGCTGGCGCAACGGCCCGGATGGTCGCTGGCCGCGATGACCGCCGAACTGTCCGACGAGACGCGCCGGCTGAGCCTGCTGGACGTGGAGGACACCGGCGTGCGGGCGGCGCTGCACCTGACGCTGCGGCAACTCCCCCTGCACGTCTCCCGTCAGTTCGCCCATCTCGGCCGCCACCCCGGCACACACGTCGACCGGTATGCGGCGGCGGCCCTGGCGGGTACGGATCCGGCAGCCGCCGAGAGTGCCCTGGAGCGGCTGGCCGTGGCGCACCTCGTCACGGAGTCGGCGCCCGGTCGCTGGACGCTGCACGATCTCGTACGGCTCTACGCGCGGAGCCTGGACGCCGGGCCCGATGCGCTGGGGCGGGTGCTCGACCACTACATCGCCACGGGACTCGCGGCCGTGGCCGCGGCCGAGCCCGGCAACGAGGAGTGCCTCCCGCTGCCGGCTGACTACCTGGCGCCCGCCGCCGTGAGGGAGTTCGCCGACCGGTCCGCGGCCGTGGCGTGGTACGCGGCCGAGAGGGACGACCTCACGTCGGCGGTGGCCGCGGCACACGCCGCCGGACTGCACGGCAGGACCTGGCGCATCATCCTGCTGCTATGGCCGCTGATCGTGTGGCGCGTGCGGGACGGCTGGGTTCCGCTCCTGGAGACCGGGCTGGAGGCGGCCCGGGCCGACGCCGATCAGCACGGCGAATCGCGAGTGCTGAACGTGCTCGGCTGGGTGCTGATCGAGGAAGGACGCATCGTGGAGGCGCTGAATCGCCTGGGGGCCGCCTCCGCGCTCGCCGCCCGCTCGGGTGACGTGGTCGCCGAGGCGAACGCGCTGATCGTGCTGGCCATGGCGCAGGCGGCGCTCGGCGACCCGGACGAGGCCGCGCAGGGATGCGAACGGGCGGTGGAGCTGGCCCGCTCGGCCGGAAACCGGACCATCGAGAGACTGGCCATGCAGCACCTCGCCCGGCACCGCGTCGACGCCGGGAAATGGCGCCCGGCCCTCGACACGGCGACCGAGGCCCTCGCCTTCGACGATCGATCGGACACGGCCGACGTGCCCCGGGTACTGCTGCTCATCGTGAGGGGAGAAGCGCTGCTGGGGCTCGGGGACCGGGCCGAGGGCATCCGGCAGCTCGACCGGGCGGCCCGCGAGGCGGATGCGTCCGGCTACGAGGACGGTGCGGTACGGGCGCTCGGCGTACTGCTGCGGGTATCGGCGGATCCGGGGCTCCAGGCGCGATACGACGAGGCGGTCGCGCGCCTCACGACGCGCACGTGA